The following proteins come from a genomic window of Herpetosiphon gulosus:
- a CDS encoding cob(I)yrinic acid a,c-diamide adenosyltransferase, which translates to MPRITKVYTRTGDNGTTALGGGQRVPKESLRVTAFGTVDELNSNLGVALAVGVSERLQAPLQAIQNELFHLGSDLCMLEEDKQKWPIPQIEARHIDALEQLMDELMDTVGPLENFILPGGSQTSAHLHVARTVCRRAERDVVALSREETIGSFVIKYLNRLSDALFVMARYENFVRNIPDVIWDSRA; encoded by the coding sequence ATGCCCCGAATAACCAAAGTCTATACGCGAACTGGCGATAATGGGACAACCGCGCTTGGCGGTGGCCAGCGTGTGCCCAAAGAATCGCTGCGGGTTACTGCATTTGGCACAGTCGATGAGCTTAATTCCAACTTGGGCGTAGCCTTGGCGGTTGGTGTAAGCGAACGCTTACAAGCACCGCTCCAAGCCATCCAAAACGAGCTATTTCACCTTGGCTCCGACCTGTGTATGCTCGAAGAAGATAAACAAAAATGGCCAATTCCTCAAATTGAGGCGCGGCATATCGACGCACTTGAGCAGCTCATGGACGAATTAATGGATACGGTTGGCCCACTGGAGAATTTTATTCTGCCTGGTGGCTCGCAAACCTCGGCCCATTTGCACGTTGCTCGCACAGTTTGCCGCCGCGCTGAGCGCGATGTGGTCGCACTTAGTCGCGAAGAAACCATCGGCAGCTTTGTGATCAAATATCTCAATCGGCTTTCCGATGCCTTGTTTGTAATGGCCCGCTATGAAAATTTTGTGCGCAATATTCCCGATGTCATTTGGGATAGTCGCGCCTAA
- a CDS encoding cytochrome P450, translated as MQSLLNPYPWFKTMREQHPIYFDQTIGSWVVFRYADVKQVMTDYEHFSSAPPDRGDGMNMFANSMLMTDPPRHRQLRSLVNLAFTPRMIEQLHDRIDGLVNRLLDDMLAQTEPDFIRDFATPLPMTVIAEMLGVPTEDQDKFKYWTERIITSSNNPNISEIVPIYQEFGAYLFGMIEQRRNAPQADLISDLLKAQIDGESLTDMDLIGFCALLLVAGNETTTNLLGNAVRVFSEQPAIYAELRANPSLIPNVLDETLRYYSPVKAMPRHAHTEQQIGDVTIPAGQRVMAVIGSANRDESQFPDADTFDIHRKGNQHIAFGHGIHYCLGAPLARLEGKLALEAMLKRIETITIKPDAQLEPIPTPITFGVKNLPVLITTSE; from the coding sequence ATGCAATCCCTGTTGAACCCTTATCCGTGGTTTAAAACCATGCGTGAGCAACATCCGATCTATTTTGATCAAACGATTGGCTCGTGGGTGGTCTTTCGCTATGCTGATGTCAAGCAGGTTATGACCGATTACGAACACTTCTCCTCGGCTCCGCCCGATCGTGGCGATGGCATGAATATGTTTGCCAATAGCATGTTGATGACCGATCCGCCGCGCCATCGCCAGTTGCGCTCGTTGGTCAATTTGGCTTTTACTCCACGTATGATTGAGCAATTGCACGATCGCATCGATGGTTTGGTCAATCGTTTGCTCGATGATATGCTGGCCCAAACTGAGCCAGATTTCATTCGCGATTTTGCCACGCCCCTGCCCATGACCGTGATCGCCGAAATGTTGGGCGTACCCACCGAAGATCAAGATAAATTCAAATATTGGACTGAACGAATCATCACCTCGTCGAATAATCCCAATATCAGCGAAATTGTGCCGATTTACCAAGAGTTTGGAGCTTACCTATTTGGCATGATCGAGCAACGCCGCAACGCACCGCAAGCCGATTTGATTAGCGATTTGCTCAAAGCCCAAATCGACGGCGAATCACTTACGGATATGGATTTGATAGGCTTTTGTGCGTTGTTGTTGGTCGCGGGCAACGAAACCACCACCAATTTGTTGGGCAATGCGGTACGGGTATTTAGCGAACAACCAGCGATTTATGCCGAATTACGCGCCAACCCCAGCCTGATTCCGAATGTGTTGGATGAAACCTTGCGCTACTATTCGCCAGTTAAAGCCATGCCCCGTCACGCTCATACTGAGCAACAAATTGGCGATGTGACCATTCCAGCAGGCCAGCGGGTGATGGCGGTGATTGGCTCGGCCAACCGTGACGAAAGCCAATTCCCCGATGCTGATACATTTGATATTCATCGCAAAGGCAACCAGCATATTGCTTTTGGCCATGGCATTCACTACTGTTTGGGAGCGCCATTGGCACGGCTCGAAGGCAAATTGGCCTTAGAAGCCATGCTCAAACGCATCGAAACGATTACGATCAAACCTGACGCACAACTTGAGCCAATTCCTACCCCCATTACCTTTGGTGTGAAAAACCTGCCAGTGCTGATCACCACCAGCGAATAA
- a CDS encoding MOSC domain-containing protein, with product MITIETLAIGQPQTYHDAKGAWSSAIGRQAITTPVRLEQLGHVGDAVADTKNHGGPDKAVCCQPASHYPLWQAEYGLADDHPMLQASGIGENWTLNNVTEQDVCIGDSFKVGSAIVQICAPRYPCTKQDRKLGLDGLQQRTVATLRSGFYLRVLQAGEVQVGAVLELIERPHPTITVHKVNQHLHHERDEVFGRQLLGVNELAASWKRIIQMIIPSLAQ from the coding sequence GTGATTACGATTGAAACTTTAGCGATCGGCCAACCCCAAACCTACCACGATGCCAAAGGCGCTTGGTCGTCGGCGATTGGCCGCCAAGCGATCACCACGCCAGTGCGCTTGGAGCAATTGGGCCATGTTGGGGATGCTGTGGCCGACACCAAAAACCATGGCGGCCCAGATAAAGCGGTTTGTTGCCAGCCCGCTAGCCATTACCCACTCTGGCAAGCAGAATATGGCTTAGCCGATGATCACCCGATGTTGCAAGCCAGTGGCATTGGCGAAAATTGGACGCTCAACAATGTAACCGAGCAAGATGTGTGTATTGGTGATAGTTTCAAGGTTGGTAGCGCAATTGTGCAAATTTGTGCGCCACGCTACCCCTGCACCAAACAAGATCGCAAGCTTGGCCTCGACGGTTTGCAACAACGCACAGTTGCTACCTTGCGCAGTGGCTTTTATCTACGGGTTTTGCAAGCAGGCGAGGTGCAAGTTGGCGCTGTACTGGAGTTGATCGAGCGTCCGCATCCCACGATTACGGTGCATAAAGTCAATCAACATCTACATCACGAACGCGATGAAGTCTTTGGCCGTCAACTTTTGGGCGTAAACGAACTTGCTGCTAGTTGGAAACGGATTATTCAAATGATCATTCCAAGTTTGGCGCAGTAA